In one Desulfocurvus vexinensis DSM 17965 genomic region, the following are encoded:
- a CDS encoding glycosyltransferase family 4 protein, whose amino-acid sequence MKKRVLHIHTLPVVSGSGLNTFLSMRGLDPARWEAVLACAPGGRLEDLVREAGLGFVPVPDLVQPVDPLRDVRAVLTLAAHLRRERYDVVHTHNSKAGFVGRLAARLAGFPRVVHTVHGFAFHDSEPAHRRALFRALERRAARWCARMIFISRPLMDWAARENIACPGGHALIPSGIELERFRPVAPGERERLRARWGIAPGAPVAGIVAKLWEGKGHDTLLDAFAAVRRELPGAVLMVVGEGHLRPGLEARAAALGLDGAVVFTGFLDDVTPAVGAMDVSVLPSLFEGLGRVLLEAMAMGLPVVASRVGGIPDAVADGQTGLLVPPGDAGALASALLAVLGDPALAARMGAAGRARVDERFGARAMAASIEREYLTLLGEVQA is encoded by the coding sequence GTGAAAAAACGGGTCCTGCACATCCACACCCTGCCCGTGGTCAGCGGGTCGGGCCTGAACACCTTCCTGTCCATGCGCGGGCTGGACCCCGCGCGCTGGGAGGCGGTGCTGGCCTGCGCCCCGGGCGGGCGGCTGGAGGACTTGGTGCGCGAGGCGGGCCTGGGCTTCGTGCCCGTGCCGGACCTGGTGCAGCCCGTGGACCCGCTGCGCGACGTGCGCGCGGTGCTGACCCTGGCGGCGCATCTGCGCCGCGAGCGCTACGACGTGGTGCACACCCACAACTCCAAGGCCGGGTTCGTGGGGCGGCTGGCGGCGCGACTGGCCGGGTTTCCCCGCGTGGTGCACACGGTGCACGGGTTCGCCTTCCACGACAGCGAGCCCGCCCACCGCAGGGCGCTGTTCCGGGCCCTGGAGCGGCGCGCGGCGCGCTGGTGCGCGCGGATGATCTTCATCTCGCGTCCGCTCATGGACTGGGCCGCGCGCGAGAACATCGCCTGCCCCGGCGGGCACGCGCTGATCCCCAGCGGCATCGAGCTGGAGCGCTTCCGGCCCGTGGCGCCCGGGGAGCGCGAGCGGCTGCGCGCGCGCTGGGGCATCGCGCCGGGCGCGCCCGTGGCGGGCATCGTGGCCAAGCTCTGGGAGGGCAAGGGCCACGACACGCTGCTGGACGCCTTCGCCGCCGTGCGCCGCGAGCTGCCCGGGGCGGTGCTCATGGTCGTCGGCGAGGGGCATCTGCGGCCCGGGCTCGAAGCCCGCGCGGCGGCCCTGGGCCTGGACGGGGCCGTGGTGTTCACGGGCTTTCTGGACGACGTGACCCCCGCAGTGGGGGCGATGGATGTTTCGGTGCTGCCCTCGCTGTTCGAGGGCCTGGGCCGGGTGCTGCTGGAGGCCATGGCCATGGGCCTGCCGGTGGTGGCCTCGCGGGTGGGGGGCATCCCCGACGCGGTGGCCGACGGCCAGACGGGGCTGCTGGTGCCCCCGGGCGACGCCGGGGCCCTGGCCTCGGCCCTGTTGGCCGTGCTTGGCGACCCGGCCCTGGCGGCGCGCATGGGCGCCGCCGGGCGGGCGCGGGTGGACGAACGGTTCGGGGCGCGGGCCATGGCCGCGTCCATCGAGCGGGAGTATCTGACCCTGCTCGGGGAGGTTCAGGCATGA
- a CDS encoding glycosyltransferase family 9 protein — MTREVRAWGAALPPGPVLAVLVAGIGDLVLGRDALRTLRAGFPAREMHVLVNAQALPLARAMDLADGLHGFPIRELRGGPGALAWAARAVAGLRRLKPALAVNLYPPASRAGALKMGLLLRATGAPARAGVAALGLGPWLTRGVPPAELAGLHAARAMERVALAAGGADPGPAGPLDLALPGGCAHDALLAGPGPLVGLNSGTDQPGKRWAPEAFAAVADALAASHGARAVILGGPGEESAGRAVAGAMAAQATVLTGRMTLPELGHVLARLDLLVTTDSGPMHMAAAAGVPLVAVFHGSDPARFGPLGAPGRCRVLVSGPGKAVGPQAVIEACHEFLPAGEEK; from the coding sequence ATGACGCGTGAGGTGCGCGCGTGGGGCGCGGCGTTGCCGCCCGGGCCGGTGCTGGCCGTGCTGGTGGCGGGCATCGGCGATCTGGTGCTGGGCCGCGACGCCCTGCGAACCCTGCGGGCAGGTTTTCCGGCACGGGAAATGCATGTCCTTGTCAACGCCCAGGCCCTGCCCCTGGCCCGGGCCATGGACCTGGCCGATGGGCTGCACGGGTTCCCCATCCGCGAGCTGCGCGGCGGGCCCGGGGCCCTGGCCTGGGCGGCGCGCGCCGTGGCGGGCTTGCGGCGCCTGAAGCCGGCCCTGGCCGTGAATCTCTACCCGCCCGCGTCGCGGGCCGGGGCGTTGAAAATGGGCCTGCTGCTGCGCGCCACGGGCGCGCCCGCCCGGGCGGGCGTGGCGGCCCTGGGCCTGGGTCCGTGGCTGACCCGGGGCGTGCCCCCGGCGGAGCTGGCCGGGCTGCACGCGGCCCGGGCCATGGAGCGCGTGGCCCTGGCGGCCGGAGGCGCGGACCCCGGCCCCGCCGGCCCCCTGGACCTCGCCCTGCCTGGGGGCTGCGCCCACGACGCCCTGCTGGCCGGGCCCGGGCCCCTGGTGGGCCTGAACTCCGGCACGGACCAGCCGGGTAAGCGCTGGGCCCCGGAAGCCTTTGCCGCCGTGGCCGACGCCCTGGCCGCCTCCCACGGGGCGCGCGCGGTGATCCTGGGCGGCCCGGGCGAGGAGAGCGCGGGCCGGGCCGTGGCCGGGGCCATGGCCGCGCAGGCCACGGTGCTTACCGGGCGCATGACCTTGCCCGAGTTGGGGCATGTGCTGGCGCGGCTGGACCTCCTGGTGACCACCGATTCCGGGCCCATGCACATGGCGGCGGCGGCGGGGGTGCCCCTGGTGGCCGTGTTCCACGGGTCGGATCCCGCCCGCTTCGGGCCCCTGGGCGCGCCAGGGCGCTGCCGGGTGCTGGTGTCCGGACCCGGCAAGGCCGTGGGCCCGCAGGCCGTGATCGAGGCCTGCCACGAATTTTTGCCCGCAGGGGAGGAGAAATGA
- a CDS encoding MraY family glycosyltransferase, whose translation MKSVTGKIILAGALVVQALPTVRGYYFDAGMRWQYILLFAFLVAYLASPLCAALARRLNVMDRPDLRKIHNRATPLFGGVAVFVALNAALLMNGVLLPGMGVLMAAGAVIFAVGLVDDVRSLSPRVRLLIQVGVSLLVIVWGGLHLTVAVGGPWTLWINVPLTLLWLVGLTNAMNFFDGIDGLAAGLSIITSLFLGILAFKTNQPALGWLAVAITGSCLGFMPYNFLLGRSALLFLGDAGSTYLGFMLAGLAVLGEWSTTSHFVSLTAPVLIFGVLIFDMVYITLSRIKNRRVRNVFGPLATPGRDHLHHRLLFMGFARKEAAFAIFTIAVCFGVSALIIMDGQPEDAVLGLLQAGLILAVIVALMWKGRDVPGARRKAAEAPLPAPWCAPLRPLDVDGATQGLRRLGERTH comes from the coding sequence ATGAAGAGCGTGACGGGCAAGATCATCCTGGCCGGGGCCCTTGTGGTCCAGGCCCTGCCGACGGTGCGCGGCTATTATTTCGACGCCGGAATGCGCTGGCAGTACATCCTGCTGTTCGCCTTCCTTGTGGCCTACCTGGCCTCGCCGCTGTGCGCGGCCCTGGCCCGGCGCCTCAACGTCATGGACCGCCCGGACCTGCGCAAGATCCACAACCGCGCCACGCCGCTCTTTGGCGGGGTGGCGGTGTTCGTGGCCCTCAACGCCGCCTTGTTGATGAACGGGGTGCTGCTGCCGGGCATGGGCGTGCTCATGGCCGCCGGGGCGGTGATTTTCGCCGTCGGGCTGGTGGACGACGTGCGCAGCCTTTCCCCGCGCGTGCGGCTGCTGATCCAGGTCGGCGTGTCGTTGCTGGTGATCGTCTGGGGCGGGCTGCACCTGACCGTGGCCGTGGGCGGGCCCTGGACGCTGTGGATCAACGTGCCGCTGACCCTGCTCTGGCTGGTGGGGCTGACCAACGCCATGAACTTCTTCGACGGCATCGACGGGCTGGCCGCTGGGTTGTCCATCATCACCTCGCTGTTCCTGGGCATCCTGGCCTTCAAGACCAACCAGCCCGCCCTGGGCTGGCTGGCCGTGGCCATTACCGGCTCCTGCCTGGGCTTCATGCCCTACAATTTCCTGCTCGGCCGCTCGGCGCTGCTGTTTCTGGGCGACGCGGGCAGCACCTATCTGGGCTTCATGCTCGCGGGGCTGGCCGTGCTGGGCGAGTGGTCCACCACCAGCCATTTCGTGTCCCTCACCGCGCCGGTGCTCATCTTCGGGGTGCTGATCTTCGACATGGTCTACATCACCCTGTCGCGGATCAAGAACCGCCGGGTGCGCAACGTGTTCGGCCCCCTGGCCACCCCGGGGCGCGACCACCTGCACCACCGGCTGCTGTTCATGGGCTTCGCGCGCAAGGAGGCGGCCTTTGCCATCTTCACCATCGCCGTGTGCTTCGGGGTCAGCGCGCTGATCATCATGGACGGCCAGCCCGAGGACGCCGTGCTCGGCCTGCTCCAGGCCGGGCTGATCCTGGCGGTCATCGTGGCGCTGATGTGGAAGGGCCGCGACGTGCCGGGGGCGCGGCGCAAGGCGGCCGAGGCGCCGCTGCCCGCGCCCTGGTGCGCGCCCCTGCGCCCGCTGGATGTGGACGGCGCCACCCAGGGGCTCCGGCGCCTGGGCGAGCGCACCCACTAG
- a CDS encoding HD-GYP domain-containing protein: MESNFSIFDLERRKQELAREQGSRAGAPAGVPQPGPAGPGAEAEGALSVAGLPGALGLALEGIVRAVRGGQEPDPAPLVAALARAVDAAQPDRLYEHAALACSGAGHVERAVFTALAALKIGAGLAFGPERLMRLGLTALWHDIGLCRLPERLALASDPQGPQSPQDKAKLRTLPQVSAQIVSRMGPEFAPVAEAVAQVGERVDGSGHPAGLRDKQISEAAAIVGLVAHIISLRQPLARANPYLQPGAIRQVVNAEKQRFPRRVLKEFLDQISLFPVGTLVRLNNDSIGRVVATFRSQPMRPTIELLYDGLGKRKDAPKVVHLSSFPLLHVVGEVDAAQLAGARAQAPQEAP, encoded by the coding sequence ATGGAAAGCAATTTCAGCATTTTCGACCTGGAGCGCAGGAAGCAGGAACTGGCCAGGGAGCAGGGCTCCCGGGCCGGTGCGCCCGCTGGCGTCCCGCAGCCGGGCCCCGCAGGGCCCGGGGCCGAGGCCGAGGGCGCCCTGTCCGTGGCCGGGCTGCCCGGTGCCCTGGGCCTGGCCCTGGAGGGCATCGTGCGTGCCGTGCGCGGCGGGCAGGAGCCCGACCCCGCGCCCCTGGTGGCCGCCCTGGCCCGGGCCGTGGACGCCGCCCAGCCCGACCGCCTCTACGAGCACGCGGCCCTGGCCTGCTCCGGCGCCGGGCATGTGGAGCGCGCCGTGTTCACGGCCCTGGCCGCCCTGAAGATCGGCGCGGGGCTGGCCTTCGGGCCTGAGCGGCTCATGCGCCTGGGCCTGACGGCCCTGTGGCACGACATCGGCCTGTGCCGCCTGCCCGAGCGCCTGGCCCTGGCCTCCGACCCCCAGGGCCCCCAAAGCCCGCAGGACAAGGCCAAGCTGCGCACCCTGCCCCAGGTCAGCGCCCAGATTGTCAGCCGCATGGGCCCGGAGTTCGCCCCCGTGGCCGAGGCCGTGGCCCAGGTCGGCGAGCGCGTGGACGGCAGCGGGCATCCTGCCGGGCTGCGCGACAAGCAGATTTCCGAGGCCGCGGCCATCGTCGGGCTGGTGGCGCACATCATCTCCCTGCGCCAGCCCCTGGCCCGGGCCAACCCCTACCTGCAGCCCGGGGCCATCCGCCAGGTGGTCAACGCCGAGAAGCAGCGCTTCCCGCGCCGGGTGCTCAAGGAATTCCTGGACCAGATCTCCCTGTTTCCCGTGGGCACCCTGGTGCGGCTGAACAACGACTCCATCGGGCGGGTCGTGGCCACCTTCAGGAGCCAGCCCATGCGCCCGACCATCGAGCTGCTCTACGACGGCCTGGGCAAGCGCAAGGACGCGCCCAAGGTCGTGCACCTGTCCAGCTTCCCCCTGCTGCACGTGGTGGGCGAGGTGGACGCCGCGCAGCTGGCCGGGGCCCGGGCCCAGGCGCCCCAGGAGGCCCCATGA
- a CDS encoding ExeA family protein, whose amino-acid sequence MNSLDFFGLRTKPFEGNTNVRFFYMSQGHGEALARLRYLVRDRNMGIGVLTGEIGSGKTITRCVLERMLAVSSFTTVSLESSNLPFGHLVAEFVRQLSGAPMELAGLTKYELLFRFKKLVWDKVASKGGHLVIFLDEAQQMAPRTLDELKNLTNLSSGGDNYLTLILVGQPEFRDILNDLPQLDQRVSLRFHLNFLARDEMGLYIAHRLRMAGLPEGATLFDDEACALIYRETQGIPRLVNRICKLSLDQAYSLQRRFIGADLVTGIIEDVHLQKGEDGTSRGRKWYCAAGTDGAQLA is encoded by the coding sequence ATGAACAGCCTGGACTTCTTCGGACTTCGCACCAAGCCCTTCGAGGGCAATACCAACGTGCGGTTCTTCTACATGAGCCAGGGCCACGGCGAGGCCCTGGCGCGCCTGCGCTACCTGGTGCGCGACCGCAACATGGGCATCGGCGTGCTCACCGGCGAGATCGGCAGCGGCAAGACCATCACCCGCTGCGTGCTGGAGCGCATGCTGGCCGTGTCGTCCTTCACCACCGTCAGCCTGGAGAGCTCCAACCTGCCCTTCGGGCATCTGGTGGCCGAGTTCGTGCGCCAGCTCTCGGGCGCGCCTATGGAGCTTGCGGGGCTGACCAAGTACGAGCTGCTGTTCCGCTTCAAGAAGCTGGTCTGGGACAAGGTGGCCAGCAAGGGCGGGCATCTGGTGATCTTCCTGGACGAGGCCCAGCAGATGGCGCCGCGCACCCTGGACGAGCTCAAGAACCTGACCAACCTCTCCAGCGGCGGCGACAATTACCTGACCCTGATCCTGGTCGGCCAGCCCGAATTCCGCGATATCCTGAACGACCTGCCCCAGCTCGACCAGCGCGTGAGCCTGCGCTTCCACCTCAATTTCCTGGCCCGCGACGAGATGGGCCTCTACATCGCCCACCGCCTGCGCATGGCCGGGCTGCCCGAGGGCGCCACGCTTTTCGACGACGAGGCCTGCGCGCTGATCTACCGCGAGACCCAGGGCATCCCCCGGCTGGTGAACAGGATCTGCAAGCTGTCCCTGGATCAGGCATATTCGTTGCAGCGGCGGTTCATCGGGGCGGACCTCGTGACGGGGATCATCGAGGACGTGCACCTGCAAAAGGGCGAGGACGGCACCTCGCGCGGACGGAAATGGTACTGCGCCGCCGGGACGGACGGCGCGCAGCTGGCCTAG
- a CDS encoding polysaccharide biosynthesis/export family protein encodes MSRRAPRRLPWLAAGLAALAWALLAAGCGGTLAAKGTPVAEVQSLHVERRALAERSQAEREELERMSAATQNSVFKTVDGLPEYRIGPLDVLEIASRFGEEVRVAEVVVNNRGLISYSFVDDLPVAGLTASETDELLTQRLGDYLRNPRIDVLVKEHRSRKASLLGEVASLRQTNSNVALPSGKITLTGRTTLVELISRASGYTQSADLRNVRLIRDGRSYDINVYDIIEQGKDWLNVVIDDGDVVDIPELPEGGRKVFVMGEVAYQGVYDVKKADTLLAALAVAGMPTRQGRKESTLVVRPDPAGGTPLVMSANVSRLLEQGDLSQNVTLREGDMVYVPREIIGDINEWIVNHTPLLDFIIEYPKGVQDVYFYRNYLKLDSKKQ; translated from the coding sequence ATGAGCCGCCGCGCGCCGCGTCGTCTGCCGTGGCTGGCCGCCGGGCTGGCCGCCCTGGCCTGGGCGCTGCTGGCCGCAGGCTGCGGCGGCACCCTGGCCGCCAAGGGCACCCCCGTGGCCGAGGTGCAGAGCCTGCACGTGGAGCGCCGGGCCCTGGCCGAGCGCTCCCAGGCCGAGCGCGAGGAGCTGGAGCGCATGAGCGCCGCCACGCAGAACAGCGTGTTCAAGACCGTGGACGGCCTGCCCGAGTACCGCATCGGGCCGCTGGACGTGCTGGAGATCGCCTCGCGCTTCGGCGAGGAGGTCCGCGTGGCCGAGGTGGTGGTCAACAACCGCGGGCTCATTTCCTATTCCTTCGTGGACGACCTGCCCGTGGCCGGGCTTACGGCCAGCGAGACCGACGAGCTTTTGACCCAGCGCCTGGGCGACTACCTGCGCAACCCGCGCATCGACGTGCTGGTCAAGGAGCACCGCAGCCGCAAGGCCTCGCTGCTGGGCGAGGTGGCCTCCCTGCGCCAGACCAATTCCAACGTGGCCCTGCCCAGCGGCAAGATCACCCTGACCGGGCGCACGACCCTGGTGGAACTCATCTCGCGCGCCAGCGGCTACACCCAGAGCGCCGACCTGCGCAACGTGCGCCTGATCCGGGACGGCAGGTCCTACGACATCAACGTCTACGACATCATCGAGCAGGGCAAGGACTGGCTGAACGTGGTCATCGACGATGGCGACGTGGTGGACATCCCCGAGCTGCCCGAGGGCGGGCGCAAGGTCTTCGTCATGGGCGAGGTGGCCTACCAGGGCGTGTACGACGTGAAGAAGGCCGACACCCTGCTGGCGGCCCTGGCCGTGGCGGGCATGCCCACCCGCCAGGGGCGCAAGGAGAGCACGCTGGTGGTGCGGCCCGACCCCGCCGGGGGCACCCCGCTGGTCATGTCCGCCAACGTGTCGCGGCTGCTGGAGCAGGGCGACCTGTCCCAGAACGTGACCCTGCGCGAGGGCGATATGGTCTACGTGCCGCGCGAGATCATCGGCGACATCAACGAGTGGATCGTCAACCACACCCCGCTGCTGGACTTCATCATCGAATACCCCAAGGGCGTGCAGGACGTGTACTTCTATCGCAACTACCTGAAGCTCGACAGCAAGAAGCAATAG
- a CDS encoding GumC family protein has product MEQYDVNLREYWRIFRKRKITVLLATVLLGAASAAFAVFLGPPPLFESICSVQFSREQPVEGVYEQTVSWGAETSLQAQISLMTSYQVMQEVAERLGSVPPGLTEADLQRQPGHAQVIDALRGRVSVFRERNTNIINIAATDPDPRMAQRTADTVAQTYQDFYLRDQGRRQQRALAYLASELDKTRAELRTAEDEFNDFTRVHQLVSIDLQGEGLLTRTRELQAARQEAETASAELGELLVRLERFVDAPTGYGGDLYSTYANAEYETVRARLVEDLLARDSLLEEYTPSHPTVVAMNRRIVETARKMAVVAQAQRASLANQMQRQERALAEVEDKINVLMERRLTYERHQRRVESYNAKVAMLEEKNREAALRQAEKPDEVRIVKPAFLPSTPVNPPKVAAIASIGVFVGLILGMIAALVREAFDTSVGATDEVEETVGAKVVGVIPDEGIREIRELLREGRMRADGSPLRQTMHLVSHFVPKSMVAESFRALRINVQFLGKERGIKTLAVTSATPQEGKTVVSVNLAVSMAQAGKRVLLVGADLRKPMVSEAFGVDLSPGLTDILLGNYFWRDAIKTITDLMLGEMGIDDVMANPGLDNLHLITAGTTYANPSELIESKLLGEFLAEVRREYDVVVLDTAPILSTADLSVLGTLVDGVLLVYRVGGVSRELLRRAAGELVRVRSNLLGVVLNGMKAGATPDFEDFKAFKYY; this is encoded by the coding sequence GTGGAACAGTACGACGTGAACCTGCGCGAATACTGGCGCATCTTCCGCAAGCGCAAGATCACCGTGCTGCTGGCCACGGTGCTGCTGGGCGCGGCCAGCGCGGCGTTTGCCGTGTTCCTGGGGCCGCCGCCGCTGTTCGAGTCCATCTGCAGCGTGCAGTTCTCGCGCGAGCAGCCCGTGGAGGGCGTCTACGAGCAGACCGTCTCCTGGGGCGCCGAAACCAGCCTGCAGGCCCAGATATCGCTCATGACCAGCTACCAGGTCATGCAGGAGGTGGCCGAGCGCCTGGGGTCCGTACCCCCGGGGCTGACCGAGGCCGACCTCCAGCGCCAGCCCGGCCATGCCCAGGTCATCGACGCCCTGCGGGGCCGGGTCAGCGTCTTTCGCGAGCGCAACACCAACATCATCAACATCGCCGCCACGGACCCCGACCCGCGCATGGCCCAGCGCACGGCGGACACCGTGGCCCAGACCTACCAGGACTTCTACCTGCGCGACCAGGGCCGCCGCCAGCAGCGCGCCCTGGCCTACCTCGCCTCCGAGCTGGACAAGACCCGCGCCGAGCTGCGCACCGCCGAGGACGAGTTCAACGACTTCACCCGCGTGCACCAGCTGGTGTCCATCGACCTGCAAGGCGAAGGGCTGCTCACGCGCACCCGCGAGCTCCAGGCCGCCCGCCAGGAGGCCGAGACCGCCAGCGCCGAGCTGGGCGAGCTGCTGGTGCGCCTGGAGCGCTTCGTGGACGCGCCCACGGGCTACGGCGGCGACCTGTATTCCACCTACGCCAACGCCGAGTACGAGACCGTGCGCGCCCGGCTGGTGGAAGACCTGCTGGCCCGCGACAGCCTGCTGGAGGAGTACACCCCGAGCCACCCCACCGTGGTGGCCATGAACCGGCGCATCGTGGAGACCGCGCGCAAGATGGCCGTGGTCGCCCAGGCCCAGCGCGCCAGCCTGGCCAACCAGATGCAGCGCCAGGAGCGCGCCCTGGCCGAGGTCGAGGACAAGATCAACGTGCTCATGGAGCGCCGCCTGACCTACGAGCGCCATCAGCGCCGCGTGGAGTCGTACAACGCCAAGGTGGCCATGCTGGAGGAGAAGAACCGCGAGGCCGCCCTGCGCCAGGCCGAGAAGCCCGACGAGGTGCGCATCGTCAAGCCCGCGTTTCTGCCCTCCACGCCCGTCAACCCGCCCAAGGTGGCGGCCATCGCCTCCATCGGCGTGTTCGTGGGGCTCATCCTGGGCATGATCGCGGCCCTGGTGCGCGAGGCCTTCGACACCTCCGTCGGCGCCACCGACGAGGTGGAGGAGACCGTGGGCGCCAAGGTGGTGGGCGTCATCCCCGACGAGGGCATCCGCGAGATCCGCGAGCTGCTGCGCGAGGGGCGCATGCGCGCCGACGGCTCGCCCCTGCGCCAGACCATGCACCTGGTCTCGCATTTCGTGCCCAAGTCCATGGTCGCCGAGAGCTTCCGCGCGCTGCGCATCAACGTGCAGTTCCTGGGCAAGGAGCGCGGCATCAAGACCCTGGCCGTGACCAGCGCCACCCCCCAGGAGGGCAAGACCGTGGTCTCGGTCAACCTGGCCGTGAGCATGGCCCAGGCGGGCAAGCGCGTGCTGCTCGTGGGCGCGGACCTGCGCAAGCCCATGGTTTCCGAGGCCTTCGGGGTGGACCTGAGCCCCGGCTTGACGGACATCCTGCTGGGCAACTATTTCTGGCGCGACGCCATCAAGACCATCACCGACCTCATGCTCGGCGAGATGGGCATCGACGACGTGATGGCCAACCCCGGGCTGGACAACCTGCACCTGATCACCGCGGGCACGACCTACGCCAACCCCTCGGAACTCATCGAGTCCAAGCTGCTGGGCGAATTCCTGGCCGAGGTGCGCCGCGAGTACGACGTGGTGGTGCTCGACACGGCGCCCATCCTCTCCACGGCGGACCTTTCGGTGCTGGGCACCCTGGTGGACGGCGTGCTGCTGGTCTACCGCGTGGGCGGGGTCTCGCGCGAGCTGTTGCGCCGCGCGGCGGGCGAGCTGGTACGCGTGCGTTCCAACCTGCTGGGCGTTGTGCTCAATGGCATGAAGGCCGGGGCCACCCCCGACTTCGAGGACTTCAAGGCCTTCAAGTACTACTAG
- a CDS encoding O-antigen ligase family protein: MAQDFIGPGGRGPSLVQLALPLLILLPLALAFGWFLPHLSPTRAMAFGGGLALLAVCLFSTRAALLIVVFSMLLGPEFNVGGLSAQGTLGRGVTLRINDFVLLVVGFGWLAKMAIDKRLGLFLRTPLNMPIALYTLVCVLSSALGTVMDRVVIKSTFFYVLKYFEYMFVYFMVVNHLRTRRDMELFLWALLATCVAASLVGIAQIPGGGRITAPFEGDQGEPNTFGGYLVFMVALASGLLANTASLRRRLGLGLVIVLALAPLLHTGSRGSYLGLVGAMGMLVLLTRRKALALGVAALGLFAVLLLAPDIARERVEFTFEQGKARADVEEVMGVKLDTSSSERIKSWKDVAVDVLEHPILGYGVTGYKFIDGQYFRVVIETGLVGLALFAFLLVRAWVVAQGVFSRARDELERGLCMGFLAGFAGLLVHALSANTFIIGRIMEPFWFVLGMVVMIPRLVDARGRRLWAAAPEPAPVSAPDAGPAPGPAPRG; encoded by the coding sequence ATGGCGCAGGACTTCATCGGGCCGGGCGGACGCGGCCCCTCCCTGGTGCAGCTGGCCCTGCCGCTGCTCATCCTGCTGCCGCTGGCCCTGGCCTTCGGCTGGTTTTTGCCGCACCTTTCGCCCACCCGGGCCATGGCCTTCGGCGGCGGGCTGGCCCTGCTGGCCGTGTGCCTGTTCAGCACGCGGGCGGCGCTGCTGATCGTCGTCTTCTCCATGCTCCTGGGCCCGGAGTTCAACGTGGGCGGGCTGTCCGCCCAGGGCACCCTGGGCCGCGGCGTGACCCTGCGCATCAACGATTTCGTGCTGCTGGTGGTGGGCTTCGGCTGGCTGGCCAAGATGGCCATCGACAAGCGCCTGGGCCTGTTCCTCAGGACGCCCCTGAACATGCCCATCGCCCTGTACACCCTGGTCTGCGTGCTCAGCTCCGCCCTGGGCACGGTCATGGACCGCGTGGTCATCAAGTCCACCTTCTTCTACGTTCTCAAGTACTTCGAGTACATGTTCGTCTACTTCATGGTCGTGAACCACCTGCGCACCCGGCGCGACATGGAGCTGTTCCTGTGGGCCCTGCTGGCCACCTGCGTGGCGGCCTCGCTGGTGGGCATCGCCCAGATTCCCGGCGGCGGGCGCATCACCGCGCCCTTCGAGGGCGACCAGGGCGAGCCCAACACCTTCGGCGGCTACCTGGTGTTCATGGTCGCCCTGGCCTCGGGGCTTCTGGCCAACACGGCCTCCCTGCGCCGCCGCCTGGGGCTGGGGCTGGTCATCGTGCTGGCCCTGGCGCCGCTGCTGCATACGGGCTCGCGCGGGTCGTACCTCGGGCTGGTGGGGGCCATGGGCATGCTCGTGCTGCTCACGCGGCGCAAGGCCCTGGCCCTGGGCGTGGCGGCCCTGGGGCTTTTTGCGGTGCTGCTGCTTGCGCCGGACATCGCGCGCGAGCGCGTGGAGTTCACCTTCGAGCAGGGCAAGGCCCGGGCCGACGTGGAGGAGGTCATGGGCGTGAAGCTCGACACGTCCTCGTCGGAGCGCATCAAGAGCTGGAAGGACGTGGCCGTGGACGTGCTGGAACACCCCATCCTGGGCTACGGGGTCACGGGCTACAAGTTCATCGACGGTCAGTATTTCCGGGTGGTCATCGAAACGGGGCTGGTGGGCCTGGCGCTGTTCGCGTTTTTGCTTGTCCGGGCCTGGGTGGTGGCCCAGGGGGTGTTCTCCCGGGCCCGCGACGAGCTGGAGCGCGGGCTGTGCATGGGCTTCCTGGCGGGCTTCGCCGGGCTGCTGGTCCACGCCCTGTCGGCCAACACCTTCATCATCGGTCGGATCATGGAGCCGTTCTGGTTCGTGCTGGGCATGGTGGTCATGATCCCCCGGCTGGTGGACGCCCGGGGGCGGCGCCTGTGGGCGGCAGCCCCGGAGCCCGCCCCGGTGTCCGCCCCGGACGCTGGTCCCGCACCCGGCCCCGCACCGCGCGGCTAG